From a single Micromonospora sp. WMMD1102 genomic region:
- a CDS encoding helix-turn-helix domain-containing protein — protein MSTADHLARTLGGDQLHRQGAAGPLWLAVEHGLDALASADTVIVPGRYDPAARLPAPALDALRAAAAAGTRIASICVGAFTLAAAGLLDHRRATTHWAAAPQLRTAFPAVRVDPEVLYVDTGQIVTSAGATAGVDMCLHLVRRDYGAAVAADASRQAVAPLHRDGGQAQFIVRPRAETARTGLDAVLEWLDAHALGEVSLADVAAQAGLSPRTLNRRFHEETGRTPMQWVTGVRIRRAQELLETTDHGVDRIANLVGFASPANFRVQFKRHSGVTPNAYRSTFRARPQPPGPSGGPPPEAADGIRAGH, from the coding sequence ATGAGTACCGCTGACCACCTCGCGCGGACCCTCGGCGGCGACCAGCTCCACCGCCAGGGCGCCGCCGGCCCCCTGTGGCTCGCCGTCGAGCACGGCCTCGACGCGCTCGCCAGCGCCGACACCGTGATCGTGCCCGGCAGGTACGACCCGGCCGCGCGGCTGCCCGCCCCGGCACTCGACGCGCTGCGGGCCGCCGCAGCCGCCGGCACCCGCATCGCCTCGATCTGCGTGGGCGCCTTCACGCTGGCCGCGGCCGGGCTGCTCGACCACCGGCGGGCCACCACGCACTGGGCCGCCGCACCGCAACTGCGCACGGCCTTCCCGGCCGTACGGGTGGACCCCGAGGTGTTGTATGTCGACACCGGGCAGATCGTCACCTCGGCCGGGGCGACCGCGGGGGTGGACATGTGTCTGCACCTCGTACGCCGCGACTACGGCGCCGCGGTCGCCGCCGACGCGTCGCGGCAGGCCGTCGCTCCGCTGCACCGCGACGGCGGCCAGGCGCAGTTCATCGTGCGCCCCCGCGCGGAAACCGCCAGGACCGGCCTGGACGCCGTCCTAGAGTGGCTGGACGCCCACGCCCTCGGCGAGGTGAGCCTGGCCGACGTGGCGGCGCAGGCCGGGCTCAGCCCGCGTACGCTCAACCGCCGCTTCCACGAGGAGACCGGTCGCACCCCGATGCAGTGGGTCACCGGCGTGCGCATCCGACGGGCCCAGGAACTCCTGGAGACCACCGACCACGGCGTCGACCGGATCGCCAACCTCGTCGGCTTCGCCTCGCCGGCCAACTTCCGGGTCCAGTTCAAGCGGCACAGCGGCGTGACACCCAACGCGTACCGGAGCACCTT